In one Solanum lycopersicum chromosome 11, SLM_r2.1 genomic region, the following are encoded:
- the LOC101248444 gene encoding serine/threonine-protein kinase D6PKL2-like, translated as MLTSPVHDDTTISSASAPVSSTTLEIGEGEVRVSMDAEVETNMYNVHASFSSSTKPHATCSDPCWNVMQSEVSSLTLDDFCFIRKLGGGDIGSVYLVELKGNNKGCLFAAKVMDKEELVSRSKEIRARTEMEILEMLDHPFLPTLYTTFNTDKWSILLTEFCPGGDLHVLRQHLPEKRFDEAAVRFYTSEVVVALEYLHMMGIIYRDLKPENVLVKLDGHIMLTDFDLSLKCDDLVMPQLVHDEGTSPNYIHCNNLNDHNSPPYNSSSSCILPNCIMPQYVSCWYSKHMRRRRRRRGGGSSVARPLRLIAEPIETRSMSFVGTHEYLAPEIVSGEGHGNAVDWWTLGIFMYELLYGVTPFRGLDNEFTLSNIVARAFEFPKEPLVPNMAKDLINQLLVKDPTMRMGSMMGATTIKQHPFFDGVNWALLRCTTPPHIPSNFNSKRDFVSSYDDDDYVDYY; from the exons atgttaacatCTCCGGTTCACGATGACACGACCATCTCCTCAGCGTCTGCACCTGTCAGCTCGACCACGTTAGAGATAGGAGAAGGAGAAGTTCGTGTTAGCATGGACGCGGAGGTGGAAACGAACATGTACAATGTACATGCCTCATTTTCATCCTCTACTAAGCCCCATGCAACGTGTAGCGATCCATGCTGGAACGTCATGCAATCAGAAGTCTCGAGTTTGACCCTGGACGACTTTTGCTTCATTAGGAAACTTGGTGGTGGTGACATTGGCTCAGTGTATCTTGTTGAGTTGAAAGGTAATAATAAAGGTTGTTTGTTTGCTGCTAAAGTGATGGATAAAGAAGAATTGGTTAGTAGGAGTAAAGAAATTAGGGCAAGGACAGAAATGGAAATATTAGAAATGTTGGATCATCCATTTTTGCCTACACTTTACACTACTTTtaatactgataaatggtctaTTTTGTTGACTGAATTTTGTCCTGGTGGTGATCTTCATGTTCTCCGGCAACACCTGCCGGAAAAGAGATTCGATGAAGCCGCGGTCCG GTTTTACACATCAGAAGTTGTGGTTGCTTTAGAGTATCTACATATGATGGGAATAATATATCGTGATTTAAAGCCAGAAAATGTGTTAGTAAAATTAGACGGTCATATTATGTTAACTGATTTTGATCTTTCACTAAAATGTGATGATTTAGTAATGCCTCAACTTGTTCATGACGAGGGTACTAGTCCAAATTACATACATTGTAATAATTTAAATGATCATAATTCGCCTCCGTATAATTCATCGTCATCGTGTATCTTGCCTAATTGTATCATGCCACAATATGTCTCGTGTTGGTACTCTAAACAcatgagaagaagaagaagaagaagaggaggaggatCGAGTGTTGCGAGACCCTTGAGGTTGATAGCTGAGCCGATCGAGACTCGATCGATGTCGTTTGTAGGGACCCACGAGTACTTGGCCCCGGAGATCGTGTCAGGGGAAGGACATGGTAATGCGGTGGATTGGTGGACGCTAGGGATTTTCATGTACGAGTTGCTTTATGGTGTAACACCTTTTAGAGGACTTGATAATGAATTCACCCTTTCTAACATCGTGGCTCGAGCCTTTGAGTTTCCTAAAGAGCCATTGGTTCCAAACATGGCTAAGGATTTGATCAATCAACTTTTGGTCAAGGACCCCACCATGAGGATGGGGTCCATGATGGGGGCCACAACAATAAAACAACATCCCTTTTTTGATGGTGTGAATTGGGCACTATTGAGATGTACAACACCACCTCATATTCCATCAAATTTCAATAGTAAAAGAGACTTTGTCTCatcttatgatgatgatgattatgtggATTATTATTAA
- the LOC101247283 gene encoding pentatricopeptide repeat-containing protein At3g53360, mitochondrial-like — MSFIQLIRGCTSSKSLFNGKSLHAQLLKLGSLKADIFTNNHLLTMYLKLNQFDDAQQLFDRMPERNIISWTTLISTYTQLGMYEKALGCFRSMNLEDGFGPNGYTYVAALSACSSLGAERTGKELHGRMLRTEERLNSFVSNCLVNFYGKCGLLISARIVFDGILEPNSVTWASLISCYFHCGEYGEGLNMFVLSLRGGVIVNEFFCGSVLGACAVVKSLQLGMQIHGLIVKLSLGMDQFVVTGLINFYAKCGRLELARQAFDEADGPELHAWTAIIGGCVQLGSGREAIELFCKLLSSGLKPSERTFSSVIGAFADVKEVRVGKQIHCRIVKMGFDSFSFVCNALLDFYSKSDLFEESLKLFQEMKEQDVVSWNTLIAGCVSSSRYEEALRFLREMLLEGFEPSLYTYSSILSICGDLPAIEWGKQTHCRVLKSRLDSNVVVDSALIDMYAKCGRLGYARRVFDILPAKNLVSWNTMVVGYAQHGFGKEALEIYGMMQSSGVKPNDITFLGVLSACGHVGLLDEGLHHFTSMTKVHGIIPRTDHLACVVSLFARKGKTKEAYHFIQSFSVEPDKVVWRCLLSGCKANRDFVLGKYAAEKILDIDPDDTSAYIVLSNIYAELQMWDETAKIRKLINAKALKKETGHSWIELQNKMYTFSACNIMSLQESYLQQVLTGLTAQLLDSGYVPDLMFSLSFEEQVI, encoded by the coding sequence ATGTCCTTCATTCAACTCATTCGTGGATGTACAAGCTCAAAATCCCTCTTTAATGGCAAATCACTCCATGCTCAGCTACTCAAACTTGGGTCACTAAAAGCTGACATTTTTACAAACAATCACTTGCTGACGATGTACTTAAAACTCAATCAATTTGATGATGCCCAACAGCTGTTCGACAGAATGCCTGAACGAAATATTATTTCTTGGACAACATTGATTTCCACTTATACTCAATTGGGTATGTATGAAAAGGCTTTGGGGTGCTTTAGATCAATGAATCTTGAAGATGGGTTTGGGCCAAATGGTTATACGTATGTAGCTGCTTTATCAGCTTGTAGTAGTTTAGGAGCTGAAAGAACAGGGAAGGAGTTACATGGAAGGATGTTGAGAACAGAGGAGAGGTTAAATAGTTTTGTGAGTAATTGTTTGGTTAATTTTTATGGGAAATGTGGGTTGTTGATATCAGCTAGGATTGTTTTTGATGGAATTTTGGAACCTAATTCTGTTACTTGGGCTTCTTTGATTTCTTGTTATTTTCATTGTGGTGAGTATGGAGAAGGGTTGAACATGTTCGTGTTGTCGTTGAGGGGAGGGGTGATTGTGAATGAGTTTTTCTGTGGGAGTGTTTTGGGTGCTTGTGCTGTCGTAAAAAGTTTGCAACTTGGGATGCAAATTCATGGTTTGATTGTGAAGTTGAGTTTGGGGATGGATCAGTTTGTGGTGACtggtttgattaatttttacgCTAAATGTGGTCGATTAGAATTGGCACGTCAAGCTTTTGATGAGGCAGATGGACCGGAGTTGCATGCTTGGACTGCGATTATTGGAGGTTGTGTGCAGTTAGGGAGTGGAAGAGAGGCTATTGAACTTTTCTGTAAGTTGCTTTCCTCGGGGTTGAAACCAAGCGAGAGAACATTTTCATCTGTTATTGGAGCTTTTGCTGATGTAAAAGAAGTTAGAGTTGGAAAACAGATTCATTGCCGGATTGTGAAAATGGGATTTGACTCGTTTAGTTTTGTATGCAATGCTTTGTTGGACTTTTACTCCAAAAGTGACTTGTTTGAAGAATCATTAAAGCTCTTTCAAGAAATGAAAGAACAAGATGTTGTTAGCTGGAATACGTTAATAGCTGGATGTGTGAGCTCAAGTCGGTATGAAGAAGCTTTGAGATTTCTCAGGGAAATGTTACTTGAAGGTTTTGAACCGAGTCTATACACATACTCTAGCATTTTGAGCATTTGTGGAGATTTACCAGCTATTGAATGGGGCAAGCAAACCCATTGCCGTGTACTGAAGTCTAGATTGGATTCCAATGTGGTTGTTGACAGCGCCCTCATTGATATGTATGCTAAATGTGGACGACTTGGTTATGCACGTAGAGTTTTTGACATCCTTCCCGCGAAAAACTTGGTATCTTGGAACACCATGGTTGTAGGATACGCCCAGCATGGGTTTGGGAAAGAAGCTTTGGAAATTTATGGTATGATGCAGAGCAGTGGGGTTAAACCTAACGACATTACGTTTCTTGGAGTATTATCTGCCTGTGGACACGTTGGACTTTTAGACGAAGGACTCCACCATTTCACTAGCATGACTAAGGTGCATGGAATCATTCCAAGGACTGATCACTTGGCTTGTGTAGTCAGTCTTTTCGCACgcaaaggaaaaacaaaagaagcTTATCATTTCATACAGAGCTTTTCAGTGGAACCGGATAAGGTAGTATGGCGTTGTCTCTTGTCTGGTTGCAAAGCTAACAGAGACTTTGTCTTGGGGAAATATGCAGCTGAAAAGATTCTAGATATCGATCCTGATGATACTTCAGCCTACATTGTATTATCTAACATTTACGCAGAGTTACAGATGTGGGATGAAACAGCTAAGATTAGGAAACTGATAAACGCGAAGGCGTTAAAGAAGGAAACTGGACATAGTTGGATTGAATTACAGAACAAAATGTATACATTCTCGGCATGTAATATCATGTCCCTTCAAGAAAGTTATCTGCAGCAAGTTTTGACTGGATTGACAGCCCAATTGTTAGATTCAGGTTATGTCCCTGATCTCATGTTTTCGCTGAGTTTTGAGGAGCAAGTTATCTGA
- the LOC101248159 gene encoding peroxidase 5-like: protein MDSKGINLALFVCLILSFSSSILAYRTPYWPSIKVGYYRYTCPYAEHIVQHVVNRAVSRNPGIAAGLIRLHFHDCFVRGCDASVLLDGPNSEKEGIPNKNSLRGFEVIDAAKAALEAACPGVVSCADILAFAARDSSYKVGRIYYDVQAGRRDGRVSIDSETLTNLPSPFVNATELIKSFASKGMSVDEMVTLSGAHSIGIAHCGVFASRLYPQNNQQSLPIDPEYADFLKSICPPEALTNGTGAANPANLDPLTPNRLDNRYYLALKSQKGLMISDQTLMANPTTSRLVNYNARFGSIWSRKFAAAMIHMGTIDVLTGRNGEIRRNCHFVN from the exons atggatTCCAAAGGCATCAATCTTGCACTTTTTGTTTGCctcattttatcattttcatcgTCTATTCTTGCTTATCGAACACCATATTGGCCATCGATTAAAGTAGGTTACTATCGATATACTTGCCCCTATGCAGAACACATTGTTCAACATGTCGTAAACAGAGCTGTCTCTCGTAATCCAGGCATTGCTGCTGGACTTATCAGGTTACATTTCCACGATTGCTTTGTCAGA GGGTGTGATGCATCCGTGTTATTGGATGGACCAAATTCCGAGAAGGAAGGTATTCCAAACAAGAACAGTTTACGAGGTTTTGAGGTGATTGATGCTGCAAAAGCTGCACTTGAGGCTGCATGTCCTGGAGTTGTTTCGTGTGCAGACATACTTGCATTTGCTGCTCGGGACAGTTCTTACAAAGTTGGGAGAATATACTATGATGTCCAAGCAGGACGTCGTGATGGTCGTGTTTCTATTGACTCTGAAACATTGACTAATCTTCCTTCTCCTTTCGTCAATGCCACCGAACTCATCAAGAGTTTTGCAAGCAAAGGTATGTCCGTTGATGAAATGGTGACTCTCTCTGGCGCGCATTCCATTGGCATTGCACATTGCGGTGTATTTGCTAGCCGTTTGTATCCTCAAAACAATCAACAAAGTCTTCCAATTGATCCTGAATACGCGGACTTCTTGAAGTCCATTTGTCCACCAGAAGCACTTACAAATGGGACGGGAGCTGCTAATCCCGCGAACCTTGATCCCCTGACACCAAACAGGTTGGATAACAGATATTACTTGGCTTTAAAGAGTCAAAAGGGACTTATGATTTCAGATCAGACGTTGATGGCAAACCCGACAACTTCTAGATTGGTGAACTACAATGCTAGATTTGGTTCCATTTGGTCAAGGAAGTTTGCAGCTGCAATGATTCACATGGGTACTATAGATGTCCTGACAGGTCGAAACGGAGAGATCAGAAGGAACTGTCATTTCGTCAACTAA